A window of the Streptomyces formicae genome harbors these coding sequences:
- the rpoZ gene encoding DNA-directed RNA polymerase subunit omega has translation MSSSITAPEGIINPPIDELLEATDSKYSLVIYAAKRARQINAYYSQLGEGLLEYVGPLVDTHVHEKPLSIALREINAGLLTSEAIEGPAQ, from the coding sequence GTGTCCTCTTCCATCACCGCGCCCGAGGGCATCATCAACCCGCCGATCGACGAGCTGCTCGAGGCCACGGACTCGAAGTACAGCCTCGTGATCTACGCGGCCAAGCGCGCGCGTCAGATCAATGCGTACTACTCGCAGCTCGGCGAGGGCCTGCTTGAGTACGTCGGTCCGCTCGTCGACACGCATGTCCACGAGAAGCCGCTCTCGATCGCCCTGCGTGAGATCAACGCGGGTCTGCTGACCTCCGAGGCCATCGAGGGCCCGGCCCAGTAG
- the gmk gene encoding guanylate kinase, translated as MAAEVRPRLTVLSGPSGVGKSTVVAHMRKVHPEVWLSVSATTRKPRPGERHGVQYFFVSDEEFDKLVANGELLEWAEFAGNRYGTPRRAVLERLEAGEPVLLEIDLQGARQVKESMPDSQLVFLAPPSWEELVRRLTGRGTESSDVIERRLEAAKVELAAESEFDTTLVNTSVEDVARELLALMLLSSGG; from the coding sequence ATGGCAGCAGAGGTACGTCCGCGGCTGACCGTGCTCTCCGGCCCCTCCGGGGTCGGTAAGAGCACGGTCGTCGCCCATATGCGCAAGGTCCACCCCGAGGTCTGGCTCTCGGTGTCGGCCACCACCCGAAAGCCGCGCCCCGGCGAGCGCCACGGTGTCCAGTACTTCTTCGTCAGCGACGAGGAATTCGACAAGCTGGTCGCCAACGGTGAGCTCCTGGAATGGGCTGAATTCGCGGGCAATCGCTACGGCACGCCGCGTCGTGCCGTGCTCGAGCGCCTTGAGGCGGGCGAGCCGGTGCTGCTGGAGATCGATCTCCAGGGCGCCCGGCAGGTCAAGGAGTCCATGCCGGACTCCCAGCTGGTCTTCCTGGCCCCGCCGAGCTGGGAAGAGCTGGTCCGCCGGCTCACCGGCCGGGGCACCGAGTCCTCGGACGTCATCGAGCGCCGCCTCGAAGCCGCCAAGGTCGAACTCGCCGCCGAATCGGAGTTCGACACCACCCTGGTCAACACCTCCGTCGAGGACGTGGCGCGTGAGCTGCTAGCCTTGATGCTGCTGTCCTCTGGGGGGTGA
- a CDS encoding integration host factor: MALPPLTPEQRAAALEKAAAARRERAEVKNRLKHSGASLHEVIKQGQENDVIGKMKVSALLESLPGVGKVRAKQIMERLGISESRRVRGLGSNQIASLEREFGSTGA; this comes from the coding sequence GTGGCTCTTCCGCCCCTTACCCCTGAACAGCGCGCAGCCGCGCTCGAAAAGGCCGCCGCGGCTCGCCGGGAGCGGGCCGAGGTCAAGAATCGACTCAAGCACTCCGGCGCCTCCCTCCACGAGGTCATCAAGCAGGGCCAGGAGAACGACGTCATCGGCAAGATGAAGGTCTCCGCCCTGCTCGAGTCCCTCCCCGGCGTGGGCAAGGTCCGCGCCAAGCAGATCATGGAGCGGCTCGGCATCTCCGAGAGCCGGCGCGTGCGAGGTCTCGGCTCCAACCAGATCGCGTCCCTCGAGCGCGAGTTCGGCAGCACCGGCGCCTGA
- the pyrF gene encoding orotidine-5'-phosphate decarboxylase, producing MSPLETAEPFGARLRHAMDTRGPLCVGIDPHASLLTAWGLNDDIAGLERFTRTVVEAIADRVAVLKPQSAFFERFGSRGIAVLEKAVAEARSAGALVLMDAKRGDIGSTMGAYAETFLRKDSPLFSDAVTVSPYLGFGSLRPALDQAVISGCGVFVLALTSNPEGAEVQRSTSAGGVSLAQLMLNHMADENADAEPLGSVGAVVGATLGEAGVDLDINGPLLAPGIGAQGATPADLPGVFGSAVGNVVPSVSRGVLRHGPDVAALRESAARFADEVRTAVAGA from the coding sequence ATGAGCCCCCTGGAGACCGCGGAACCCTTCGGCGCCCGGCTGCGCCACGCCATGGACACCCGCGGGCCGCTCTGCGTCGGCATCGACCCGCACGCCTCGCTGCTCACCGCGTGGGGCCTGAACGACGACATTGCGGGCCTGGAGCGCTTCACCCGCACCGTCGTCGAGGCGATCGCCGACCGGGTCGCCGTCCTCAAGCCCCAGTCGGCGTTCTTCGAGCGCTTCGGCTCACGCGGCATCGCGGTCCTGGAGAAGGCCGTCGCCGAGGCGCGCTCCGCCGGGGCGCTGGTGCTGATGGACGCCAAGCGCGGCGACATCGGCTCGACCATGGGCGCCTACGCCGAGACGTTCCTGCGCAAGGACTCGCCGCTCTTCTCGGACGCCGTCACGGTCTCGCCGTACCTCGGCTTCGGATCGCTCCGCCCGGCCCTGGACCAGGCCGTGATCAGCGGCTGCGGGGTCTTCGTCCTCGCCCTCACCTCCAATCCGGAGGGCGCCGAGGTGCAGCGCTCCACGTCGGCCGGGGGAGTGTCGCTCGCCCAGCTCATGCTGAACCACATGGCGGACGAGAACGCGGACGCCGAGCCGCTCGGCTCGGTCGGCGCGGTCGTCGGTGCCACCCTGGGCGAGGCCGGTGTCGACCTGGACATCAACGGCCCGCTGCTCGCGCCGGGCATCGGCGCCCAGGGCGCCACCCCCGCGGATCTTCCGGGTGTCTTCGGCAGCGCCGTCGGCAACGTCGTCCCGAGTGTGAGCCGCGGTGTCCTGCGCCACGGGCCGGACGTCGCCGCGCTGCGCGAATCGGCCGCCCGCTTCGCCGACGAAGTGCGCACGGCCGTCGCCGGAGCGTGA
- a CDS encoding quinone-dependent dihydroorotate dehydrogenase, whose amino-acid sequence MYKLFFNLVFKRMDPEEAHHLAFRWIRLAVRIPVLRTFVAAALAPRYKELRTETLGLRMQGPFGLAAGFDKNAIAIDGMAMLGFDHVEIGTVTAQAQPGNPKKRLFRLVPDRALINRMGFNNEGSAAVAARLATRHEIFRTTVGVNIGKTKVVPEEEAVADYVTSTERLAPYADYLVVNVSSPNTPGLRNLQATEALRPLLSAVREAADRTVPERRVPLLVKIAPDLADEDVDAVADLAVELGLDGVIATNTTIARDGLGLASDAALVKETGGLSGAPLKQRSLEVLRRLYARVGDRITLVGVGGIENADDAWQRILAGATLVQGYSAFIYEGPLYARAIHKGLAARLAASPYATLAEAVGAETRKAATA is encoded by the coding sequence ATGTACAAGCTGTTCTTCAACCTGGTCTTCAAGCGGATGGACCCGGAAGAGGCCCACCACCTGGCCTTCCGCTGGATCCGCCTCGCGGTCCGCATCCCCGTGCTCCGCACCTTTGTCGCGGCGGCCCTGGCCCCCCGTTACAAGGAACTGCGCACCGAGACGCTCGGCCTGCGCATGCAGGGCCCCTTCGGGCTCGCCGCCGGCTTCGACAAGAACGCCATCGCCATCGACGGCATGGCCATGCTCGGCTTCGACCACGTCGAGATCGGCACGGTCACGGCCCAGGCACAGCCCGGCAACCCCAAGAAGCGGCTCTTCCGGCTCGTACCGGACCGTGCCCTGATCAACCGCATGGGCTTCAACAACGAGGGCTCGGCCGCGGTCGCGGCCCGCCTCGCCACCCGCCACGAGATCTTCCGGACCACCGTCGGCGTCAACATCGGCAAGACCAAGGTCGTCCCGGAGGAGGAGGCCGTCGCCGACTACGTGACATCGACCGAGCGACTCGCCCCCTACGCCGACTACCTCGTGGTCAACGTCAGCTCCCCGAACACCCCCGGCCTGCGCAACCTCCAGGCCACGGAGGCCCTGCGCCCGCTGCTGAGCGCCGTGCGCGAGGCCGCCGACCGCACCGTCCCCGAGCGCCGCGTCCCGCTCCTCGTCAAGATCGCGCCCGATCTCGCCGACGAGGACGTCGACGCCGTCGCCGACCTGGCCGTCGAGCTCGGCCTGGACGGCGTCATCGCCACCAACACCACCATCGCCCGTGACGGCCTCGGCCTGGCCTCCGACGCGGCGCTGGTCAAGGAGACCGGCGGCCTCTCCGGCGCCCCCCTCAAGCAGCGCTCCCTGGAGGTGCTGCGCCGCCTGTACGCCCGTGTCGGAGACCGCATCACCCTCGTCGGCGTCGGCGGCATCGAGAACGCCGACGACGCCTGGCAGCGCATCCTCGCCGGCGCCACCCTCGTCCAGGGCTACAGCGCCTTCATCTACGAGGGCCCGCTCTACGCCCGCGCCATCCACAAGGGCCTCGCCGCCCGGCTGGCCGCCAGCCCGTACGCCACCCTCGCCGAGGCCGTCGGCGCCGAGACCCGAAAGGCAGCCACCGCATGA
- the carB gene encoding carbamoyl-phosphate synthase large subunit, with amino-acid sequence MPKRTDIQSVLVIGSGPIVIGQAAEFDYSGTQACRVLKSEGLRVILVNSNPATIMTDPEIADATYVEPITPEFVEKIIAKERPDALLPTLGGQTALNTAISLHENGVLEKYGVELIGANVEAIHKGEDRDQFKLVVEAVKARIGHGESARSVICHSMEDVLEGVETLGGYPVVVRPSFTMGGAGSGFAHDEDELRRIAGQGLTLSPTTEVLLEESILGWKEYELELMRDKHDNVVVVCSIENFDPMGVHTGDSITVAPAMTLTDREYQVLRDIGIAVIREVGVDTGGCNIQFAVNPDDGRIIVIEMNPRVSRSSALASKATGFPIAKIAARLAVGYTLDEIPNDITEETPASFEPTLDYVVVKAPRFAFEKFPQADSTLTTTMKSVGEAMAIGRNFTEALQKALRSLEKKGSQFDFTGPVGDKDELLRESARPTDGRINTVMQAVRAGATPQEVFDATKIDPWFVDQLFLIKELADEVAAAEKLEPELLAEAKRHGFSDAQIAAIRGLREDVVREVRHALGIRPVYKTVDTCAAEFAARTPYFYSSYDEESEVAPREKPAVIILGSGPNRIGQGIEFDYSCVHASFALSDAGYETVMVNCNPETVSTDYDTSDRLYFEPLTLEDVLEVVHAESLAGPVAGVVVQLGGQTPLGLSQALKDNGVPIVGTSPEAIHAAEDRGAFGRVLADAGLPAPKHGTATTFFEAKAIADEIGYPVLVRPSYVLGGRGMEIVYDETRLQSYIAESTEISPDRPVLVDRFLDDAIEIDVDALYDGTELYLGGVMEHIEEAGIHSGDSACALPPITLGGFDIKRLRASTEAIAHGVGVRGLINIQFAMAGDILYVLEANPRASRTVPFTSKATAVPLAKAAARISLGATIAELREEGLLPADGDGGTLPLDAPISVKEAVMPWSRFRDIHGRGVDTILGPEMRSTGEVMGIDSVFGTAYAKSQAGAYGPLPTKGRAFISVANRDKRSMIFPARELVAHGFELLATSGTAEVLKRNGINATIVRKQSEGEGPNGEKTIVQLIHDGQVDLIVNTPYGTGGRLDGYDIRTAAVARGVPCLTTVQALAAAVQGIDALNHGGVGVRSLQEHAEHLTAARD; translated from the coding sequence GTGCCTAAGCGCACCGATATCCAGTCCGTCCTGGTCATCGGCTCCGGCCCGATCGTCATCGGCCAGGCCGCCGAGTTCGACTACTCCGGCACCCAGGCGTGCCGGGTCCTCAAGTCCGAGGGCCTGCGCGTGATCCTGGTGAACTCCAACCCGGCGACGATCATGACCGACCCGGAGATCGCCGACGCCACGTACGTCGAGCCGATCACCCCCGAGTTCGTCGAGAAGATCATCGCGAAGGAGCGCCCCGACGCGCTCCTGCCCACCCTGGGCGGCCAGACCGCGCTCAACACCGCGATCTCGCTGCACGAGAACGGTGTCCTGGAGAAGTACGGCGTCGAGCTGATCGGCGCCAACGTCGAGGCGATCCACAAGGGCGAGGACCGCGACCAGTTCAAGCTGGTCGTCGAGGCGGTCAAGGCCAGGATCGGCCACGGCGAGTCCGCCCGCTCGGTCATCTGCCACTCCATGGAGGACGTCCTCGAGGGCGTCGAGACCCTCGGCGGCTACCCGGTCGTCGTGCGTCCGTCGTTCACCATGGGCGGCGCGGGCTCCGGCTTCGCACACGACGAGGACGAGCTGCGCCGGATCGCGGGCCAGGGCCTGACGCTCTCGCCGACCACCGAGGTGCTCCTGGAGGAGTCCATCCTCGGCTGGAAGGAGTACGAGCTCGAGCTGATGCGCGACAAGCACGACAACGTCGTGGTCGTGTGCTCCATCGAGAACTTCGACCCGATGGGCGTGCACACCGGCGACTCGATCACCGTCGCGCCGGCGATGACGCTGACCGACCGCGAGTACCAGGTCCTGCGGGACATCGGCATCGCGGTCATCCGCGAGGTCGGCGTGGACACCGGTGGCTGCAACATCCAGTTCGCGGTCAACCCCGACGACGGCCGGATCATCGTCATCGAGATGAACCCGCGCGTCTCCCGCTCCTCCGCCCTGGCGTCCAAGGCGACCGGATTCCCGATCGCGAAGATCGCGGCCCGGCTCGCCGTCGGCTACACGCTGGACGAGATCCCCAACGACATCACCGAGGAGACGCCCGCGTCCTTCGAGCCCACGCTCGACTACGTGGTCGTCAAGGCCCCACGATTCGCCTTCGAGAAGTTCCCGCAGGCCGACTCGACCCTGACGACCACCATGAAGTCGGTGGGCGAGGCCATGGCCATCGGCCGGAACTTCACGGAGGCGCTGCAGAAGGCGCTGCGCTCCCTGGAGAAGAAGGGCTCGCAGTTCGACTTCACCGGCCCCGTCGGCGACAAGGACGAGCTGCTGCGCGAATCGGCCCGGCCCACCGACGGCCGGATCAACACCGTCATGCAGGCGGTCCGCGCCGGAGCCACCCCGCAGGAGGTGTTCGACGCCACGAAGATCGACCCGTGGTTCGTCGACCAGCTCTTCCTCATCAAGGAGCTCGCCGACGAGGTCGCCGCCGCCGAGAAGCTCGAGCCCGAGCTGCTCGCCGAGGCCAAGCGGCACGGCTTCTCCGACGCCCAGATCGCCGCGATCCGCGGCCTGCGCGAGGACGTCGTCCGCGAGGTCCGGCACGCGCTGGGCATCCGCCCGGTCTACAAGACGGTCGACACCTGCGCCGCCGAGTTCGCCGCCAGGACCCCGTACTTCTACTCGTCCTACGACGAGGAGAGCGAGGTCGCACCGCGCGAGAAGCCTGCGGTGATCATCCTCGGCTCCGGGCCGAACCGCATCGGCCAGGGCATCGAGTTCGACTACTCCTGCGTCCACGCCTCCTTCGCGCTCAGCGACGCGGGCTACGAGACCGTGATGGTCAACTGCAACCCCGAGACCGTCTCCACCGACTACGACACCTCCGACCGGCTCTACTTCGAGCCGCTCACGCTGGAGGACGTCCTGGAGGTCGTCCACGCCGAGTCCCTCGCCGGCCCGGTCGCCGGTGTCGTCGTCCAGCTCGGCGGCCAGACCCCGCTCGGCCTCTCGCAGGCCCTCAAGGACAACGGCGTGCCCATCGTCGGCACGTCCCCCGAGGCCATCCACGCCGCCGAGGACCGCGGCGCCTTCGGCCGCGTCCTCGCCGACGCCGGACTCCCCGCGCCCAAGCACGGCACCGCGACCACCTTCTTCGAGGCCAAGGCCATCGCCGACGAGATCGGCTACCCCGTCCTCGTACGCCCGTCGTACGTGCTCGGCGGCCGCGGCATGGAGATCGTCTACGACGAGACCCGCCTCCAGTCCTACATCGCCGAGTCCACCGAGATCAGCCCCGACCGGCCGGTCCTCGTCGACCGCTTCCTCGACGACGCCATCGAGATCGACGTCGACGCCCTCTACGACGGCACCGAGCTCTACCTCGGGGGCGTCATGGAGCACATCGAGGAGGCCGGTATCCACTCCGGCGACTCGGCCTGCGCCCTGCCCCCGATCACTCTCGGCGGCTTCGACATCAAGCGGCTGCGCGCCTCCACCGAGGCCATCGCCCACGGCGTCGGGGTCCGCGGACTGATCAACATCCAGTTCGCGATGGCCGGGGACATCCTCTACGTCCTGGAGGCCAACCCGCGCGCCTCCCGCACCGTCCCCTTCACCTCGAAGGCGACGGCCGTGCCACTGGCGAAGGCCGCGGCCCGCATCTCGCTGGGCGCCACCATCGCCGAACTGCGCGAAGAGGGCCTCCTGCCCGCCGACGGCGACGGCGGCACGCTCCCGCTGGACGCGCCGATCTCCGTCAAGGAGGCCGTCATGCCGTGGAGCCGCTTCCGCGACATCCACGGCCGCGGCGTCGACACCATCCTCGGCCCGGAGATGCGCTCCACCGGCGAAGTCATGGGCATCGACTCGGTCTTCGGCACGGCCTACGCCAAGTCCCAGGCAGGCGCCTACGGCCCGCTGCCGACCAAGGGACGCGCCTTCATCTCCGTCGCCAACCGCGACAAGCGCTCGATGATCTTCCCCGCGCGCGAGCTCGTCGCCCACGGCTTCGAACTGCTCGCCACCTCCGGCACCGCCGAGGTCCTCAAGCGCAACGGCATCAACGCCACCATCGTGCGCAAGCAGTCCGAGGGCGAGGGCCCGAACGGCGAGAAGACCATCGTCCAGCTCATCCACGACGGCCAGGTCGACCTCATCGTCAACACCCCGTACGGCACCGGCGGCCGCCTCGACGGCTACGACATCCGCACCGCGGCCGTCGCGCGCGGCGTCCCCTGCCTGACGACGGTCCAGGCGCTCGCCGCCGCCGTCCAGGGCATCGACGCGCTCAACCACGGCGGCGTGGGCGTCCGTTCACTCCAGGAACACGCCGAGCACCTGACCGCGGCCCGCGACTAG
- the carA gene encoding glutamine-hydrolyzing carbamoyl-phosphate synthase small subunit: MTTSTRGTRVPAVLVLEDGRTFRGRAYGAVGATFGEAVFSTGMTGYQETLTDPSYHRQVVVMTAPHVGNTGVNDEDPESSRIWVSGYVVRDPARVPSNWRARRSLDEELREQGVVGISGIDTRALTRHLRERGAMRVGIFSGNALPDEGTMLAEVRQSPEMTGADLSAEVATKETYVVPAIGEKKFTVAAVDLGIKGMTPHRMAERGIEVHVLPATASAEDVYAVGPDGVFFSNGPGDPATADGPVAVMQAVLERGTPLFGICFGNQILGRALGFGTYKLKYGHRGINQPVQDRTTGKVEVTAHNHGFAVDAPLDTVSETPYGRAEVSHVCLNDNVVEGLRLLDRPAFSVQYHPEAAAGPHDAAYLFDRFVSLMEGQRA; encoded by the coding sequence ATGACGACCTCCACCAGGGGAACGCGCGTTCCCGCCGTACTCGTCCTGGAGGACGGCCGTACCTTCCGCGGCCGCGCCTACGGGGCCGTGGGGGCGACCTTCGGCGAGGCCGTGTTCTCCACCGGCATGACCGGCTACCAGGAGACCCTGACCGACCCGTCGTACCACCGCCAGGTCGTGGTGATGACCGCCCCGCACGTCGGCAACACCGGGGTCAACGACGAGGATCCGGAGTCGTCCCGCATCTGGGTGTCCGGGTACGTCGTGCGTGATCCCGCGCGTGTGCCGTCCAACTGGCGTGCGAGGCGTTCGCTGGACGAGGAGCTCAGGGAGCAGGGCGTCGTCGGCATCAGCGGTATCGACACGCGTGCGCTGACCCGCCATCTGCGTGAGCGCGGTGCCATGCGGGTCGGGATCTTCTCCGGCAACGCGCTGCCCGACGAGGGCACGATGCTGGCCGAGGTGCGCCAGTCGCCGGAGATGACGGGTGCCGACCTGTCGGCCGAGGTCGCCACCAAGGAGACGTACGTGGTCCCGGCGATCGGTGAGAAGAAGTTCACCGTCGCCGCCGTCGACCTCGGTATCAAGGGCATGACCCCTCACCGGATGGCCGAGCGGGGCATCGAGGTGCATGTCCTGCCGGCCACGGCGAGTGCCGAGGACGTGTACGCCGTCGGTCCGGACGGGGTGTTCTTCTCCAACGGTCCGGGCGACCCGGCCACCGCCGACGGCCCGGTCGCCGTCATGCAGGCCGTGCTGGAGCGGGGGACCCCGCTCTTCGGCATCTGCTTCGGCAACCAGATCCTGGGGCGTGCCCTGGGCTTCGGCACCTACAAGCTGAAGTACGGCCACCGAGGCATCAACCAGCCGGTGCAGGACCGTACGACGGGCAAGGTCGAGGTCACCGCGCACAACCACGGCTTCGCCGTGGACGCCCCGCTCGACACGGTCTCCGAGACCCCTTACGGCCGCGCCGAGGTCTCCCACGTCTGTCTCAACGACAACGTGGTGGAGGGCCTCCGGCTGCTCGACCGGCCGGCTTTCAGCGTCCAGTACCACCCCGAAGCCGCAGCGGGCCCGCACGACGCCGCGTACCTGTTCGACCGCTTCGTATCCCTGATGGAGGGCCAGCGTGCCTAA
- a CDS encoding dihydroorotase has protein sequence MSKILIRGARVLGGDPQDVLIDGETIAQVGESLEAGDATVVEAEGKVLLPGLVDLHTHLREPGREDSETVLTGTRAAASGGFTAVFAMANTFPVADTAGVVEQVWRLGKEHGYCDVQPIGAVTVGLEGKKLAELGAMHDSAAGVTVFSDDGKCVDDAVIMRRALEYVKAFGGVVAQHAQEPRLTEGAQMNEGVVSAELGLGGWPAVAEESIIARDVLLAEHVGSRVHICHLSTAGSVEIVRWAKSRGIDVTAEVTPHHLLLTDELVRTYDPVYKVNPPLRTERDVMALREALADGTIDIVATDHAPHPHEDKDCEWAAAAMGMVGLETALSVVQQTMVETGLLTWEGVADRMSFAPARIGRAEGHGRPVSAGEPANLTLLDPAYRGTVDPAGFASRSRNTPYEGRELPGRVTHTFLRGRATLTDGKLA, from the coding sequence ATGAGCAAGATCCTGATTCGTGGCGCGAGGGTGCTCGGCGGCGACCCGCAGGACGTCCTGATCGACGGCGAGACCATCGCCCAGGTGGGTGAAAGCCTCGAAGCCGGTGACGCCACCGTCGTCGAGGCCGAGGGCAAGGTCCTGCTCCCCGGCCTGGTCGACCTGCACACCCATCTGCGCGAGCCGGGCCGCGAGGACTCCGAGACCGTCCTCACCGGCACCCGCGCCGCCGCGAGCGGCGGCTTCACGGCCGTCTTCGCCATGGCCAACACCTTCCCCGTCGCCGACACCGCCGGCGTGGTCGAGCAGGTCTGGCGCCTGGGCAAGGAGCACGGCTACTGCGACGTCCAGCCCATCGGCGCCGTCACCGTCGGCCTGGAGGGCAAGAAGCTCGCGGAGCTCGGCGCCATGCACGACTCCGCCGCAGGCGTCACGGTCTTCTCCGACGACGGCAAGTGCGTCGACGACGCCGTGATCATGCGGCGCGCGCTGGAGTACGTGAAGGCGTTCGGCGGCGTCGTCGCCCAGCACGCCCAGGAGCCCCGTCTCACCGAGGGCGCCCAGATGAACGAGGGCGTCGTATCCGCCGAGCTGGGCCTCGGCGGCTGGCCCGCCGTCGCCGAGGAGTCGATCATCGCCCGCGACGTCCTCCTCGCCGAGCACGTCGGCTCCCGCGTCCACATCTGCCACCTGTCGACCGCCGGCTCCGTCGAGATCGTCCGCTGGGCCAAGTCCCGCGGTATCGACGTCACCGCCGAGGTCACCCCCCACCACCTCCTCCTCACCGACGAGCTGGTCCGCACGTACGACCCGGTCTACAAGGTCAACCCGCCGCTGCGCACCGAGCGCGACGTCATGGCGCTGCGCGAGGCCCTCGCCGACGGGACGATCGACATCGTCGCCACCGACCACGCCCCGCACCCGCACGAGGACAAGGACTGCGAGTGGGCCGCCGCCGCGATGGGCATGGTCGGCCTGGAGACCGCTCTGTCGGTCGTGCAGCAGACGATGGTCGAGACGGGGCTGCTGACCTGGGAGGGCGTCGCCGACCGCATGTCCTTCGCGCCCGCCCGCATCGGACGTGCCGAGGGCCACGGCCGCCCCGTCTCGGCTGGTGAGCCCGCCAACCTCACCCTGCTCGATCCGGCATACCGTGGAACCGTGGACCCCGCGGGCTTCGCCTCCCGCAGCCGCAACACCCCCTACGAGGGCCGCGAGCTGCCGGGTCGCGTCACCCACACCTTCCTGCGGGGCCGGGCGACGCTCACGGACGGGAAGCTGGCGTGA
- a CDS encoding aspartate carbamoyltransferase catalytic subunit produces MKRHLISAADLTRDDAVLILDTAEEMARVADRPIKKLPTLRGRTVVNLFFEDSTRTRISFEAAAKRLSADVINFSAKGSSVSKGESLKDTALTLEAMGADAVVIRHHASGAPYRLANSGWIDGSVVNAGDGTHEHPTQALLDAFTMRRRLVGRDAGTGRDLEGRRITIVGDILHSRVARSNVHLLTTLGAHVTLVAPPTLVPVGVDSWPCDVSYDLDNVLPKSDAVMMLRVQRERMNAAFFPTEREYSRRYGLDGDRMARMPEHAVVMHPGPMNRGMEITAEVADSDRCTAIEQVANGVSIRMAVLYLLLGGAVFDSETVPAVTNPRTEENK; encoded by the coding sequence ATGAAGCGTCACCTCATCTCGGCCGCCGACCTCACCCGCGACGACGCCGTCCTCATCCTCGACACCGCCGAGGAGATGGCCCGGGTCGCCGACCGGCCGATCAAGAAGCTGCCCACCCTGCGCGGCCGCACCGTCGTCAACCTCTTCTTCGAGGACTCGACCCGGACCCGGATCTCCTTCGAGGCCGCCGCCAAGCGCCTCTCCGCCGACGTCATCAATTTCTCCGCCAAGGGGTCGTCGGTCTCCAAGGGAGAGTCCCTGAAGGACACCGCGCTGACCCTGGAGGCGATGGGCGCCGACGCCGTCGTCATCCGCCACCACGCCTCCGGCGCCCCCTACCGCCTGGCCAACTCCGGCTGGATCGACGGCTCGGTCGTCAACGCGGGCGACGGCACCCACGAGCACCCCACCCAGGCCCTGCTGGACGCCTTCACCATGCGCCGCCGCCTCGTCGGCCGGGACGCGGGCACAGGACGCGACCTGGAAGGCCGCCGCATCACGATCGTCGGCGACATCCTGCACAGCCGCGTCGCCCGCTCCAACGTCCATCTGCTGACCACGCTCGGCGCCCACGTCACCCTCGTCGCCCCGCCCACGCTGGTGCCGGTCGGCGTCGACAGCTGGCCGTGCGACGTGTCGTACGACCTCGACAACGTGCTGCCCAAGTCCGACGCCGTGATGATGCTGCGTGTGCAGCGCGAACGGATGAACGCCGCCTTCTTCCCGACCGAGCGCGAGTACTCGCGCCGCTACGGCCTGGACGGCGACCGGATGGCCCGGATGCCCGAGCACGCCGTCGTCATGCACCCCGGCCCGATGAACCGCGGCATGGAGATCACCGCCGAGGTCGCGGACTCCGACCGCTGCACCGCCATCGAGCAGGTCGCCAACGGCGTCAGCATCCGGATGGCCGTCCTCTACCTGCTTCTGGGCGGTGCTGTGTTCGATTCAGAGACCGTGCCCGCCGTCACCAACCCGCGCACCGAGGAGAACAAGTAA
- the pyrR gene encoding bifunctional pyr operon transcriptional regulator/uracil phosphoribosyltransferase PyrR, producing MDTHDSDVARPVLEGPDIARVLTRIAHEIVERAKGAEDVVLLGIPTRGIHLARRLGDKLAEITGRAVPVGSLDITMYRDDLRLRPARALARTDIPADGIDGRLVVLVDDVLFSGRTIRAALDALNDIGRPRAVQLAVLVDRGHRELPIRADYVGKNLPTSLRETVKVHLAEEDGRDTVLLGVRETAPAGEQ from the coding sequence ATGGACACGCACGACTCCGATGTCGCACGCCCCGTTCTTGAGGGCCCCGACATCGCGCGGGTACTGACCCGCATCGCCCACGAGATCGTCGAGCGCGCCAAGGGCGCCGAAGACGTGGTGCTCCTCGGCATCCCGACGCGCGGGATCCATCTTGCCCGCCGGCTCGGCGACAAGCTCGCCGAGATCACCGGCCGCGCCGTCCCGGTCGGCTCCCTCGACATCACCATGTACCGCGACGACCTGCGGCTTCGTCCGGCCCGCGCCCTCGCGCGCACGGACATCCCGGCCGACGGCATCGACGGCCGACTGGTCGTCCTCGTCGACGACGTGCTCTTCTCCGGGCGCACGATCCGCGCCGCCCTCGACGCGCTGAACGACATCGGCCGGCCGCGCGCCGTCCAGCTCGCCGTCCTCGTCGACCGCGGCCACCGCGAACTGCCCATCCGCGCCGACTACGTCGGCAAGAACCTCCCGACGTCGCTGCGGGAGACGGTCAAGGTCCACCTCGCCGAGGAGGACGGTCGCGACACCGTGCTGCTCGGCGTCCGCGAGACCGCCCCGGCCGGCGAGCAGTAG